A window from Deltaproteobacteria bacterium encodes these proteins:
- a CDS encoding alpha/beta hydrolase, whose protein sequence is METEKTARPAGPTLVFIHGLDSSSRGTKGAFFQARYPRMIVEDFEGPFEERMAKLETLLTDKDGLTLIGSSLGGLMAAVFSFRHVEKIAKLILLAPALNHLPPEMCRNLKLNFPVVIYHGNHDETVPPGPVHDIALQIFTNLTYHLVEDDHSLHQIFFSLAWDDLLSS, encoded by the coding sequence ATGGAAACCGAGAAGACGGCAAGGCCGGCGGGACCCACCCTGGTATTCATCCATGGCCTGGACAGTTCCAGTCGGGGAACGAAGGGCGCCTTTTTCCAGGCAAGATATCCCCGGATGATCGTGGAAGACTTTGAGGGCCCCTTCGAGGAGCGTATGGCCAAGCTGGAAACTCTGCTCACCGACAAGGACGGCCTCACCCTGATCGGTTCCAGTTTGGGAGGGTTGATGGCCGCCGTGTTTTCCTTCCGGCACGTGGAAAAGATCGCCAAATTAATCCTGCTGGCCCCGGCCCTGAATCATCTGCCGCCGGAAATGTGCCGGAATCTGAAGCTGAATTTCCCTGTGGTCATCTATCACGGCAACCACGACGAGACAGTGCCGCCCGGCCCGGTTCATGATATCGCGCTGCAAATCTTTACCAATCTCACCTATCATCTGGTGGAGGACGACCATTCGCTCCACCAGATTTTCTTCAGCCTGGCCTGGGATGACCTTTTATCGAGTTAG